Below is a window of Agathobacter rectalis ATCC 33656 DNA.
ATCTTTCAGAGGCAGCACAGCAGGTTGACGTTATGGTCGAGAAGGAAAACGATGCTCAGGAGAAGGTTCTTGAGATGAACATCGATGAGCTTGAGCTTTCAGTTCGTTCATACAACTGCTTAAAGCGTGCAGGAATCAACACTGTTGCAGAGCTTATCAATAGAACACCTGAGGACATGATGAAGGTTCGTAACCTTGGTCGCAAGTCTTTAGAGGAAGTTTTAGCAAAATTAAAAGAATTAGGTTTAGAGTTAAATCAGACTGAGGAATAATTCATTCGAATAATCCTTGCACTGATTCTTCTAAATAAATTGGTCGTATATAAATTTTAAATATCATATTTATGTTTATGTGTGACAAAACTCATAGCGGCAGGGCCAGTAAGACCAAAGAGCGTGACCGTGTCTGATACATGAGTGGCAACTGATTTGAGCATTTGCTTTTTGAAATAAGGCAAAGCTTTATCACAACAAGATACGATGTCTGGCAGTAAGACCGAAGAGCGTGACCGGATGTCCCACAAATGGAGGAAATTAAAATGGCAAAATATCGTAAGTTAAGCAGAACATCAAGCCAGAGAAAGGCTTTACTCAGAGGTCAGGTTACACAGCTTCTTGTTAACGGAAAGATCGTTACTACAGAGGCTAAGGCTAAAGAGGTTCGTAAGATCGCTGAGGGTCTTATCGCATTAGCAGTAAAAGAGAAAGACAACTTCGAAGAGGTTACTGTAACAGCTAAGGTTGCCCGCAAGGACAAAGATGGCAAGAGAGTAAAAGAGGTTGTAGACGGAAAGAAAGTTACTGTTTATGACGAAGTAGAGAAGAAAATCAAGAAGGATTCTGCTTCACG
It encodes the following:
- a CDS encoding bL17 family ribosomal protein; protein product: MAKYRKLSRTSSQRKALLRGQVTQLLVNGKIVTTEAKAKEVRKIAEGLIALAVKEKDNFEEVTVTAKVARKDKDGKRVKEVVDGKKVTVYDEVEKKIKKDSASRLHARRQMLKVLYTAKESDGTKKGTKTIDVTNKLFDEIAPKYADRNGGYTRIVKIGQRKGDGALEVLLELV